The following are encoded together in the Arthrobacter sp. Y-9 genome:
- a CDS encoding ABC transporter permease: MSATPTTPAPAPQLPQRGSWLRRLPVISHFRQSVGLQRGMLVLGTALTVLFVLVALLAPVIAPYGYSQISDADGTFPAQAAPGGKHLWGTTVGGYDVFSRAVWGSQTAVIVILVSVALSLVLGVLLGLVSGYLGGWVDRILVVVADAIYAFPSLLLAIVMSIVISHGQSSFWGGVLACAFSITVVFVPQYFRVIRAETIRLKAEPFVESAKVVGASPWRIMGRHIFKNATRTLPLIFTLNSSEAILTLAGLGFLGFGIEPTSAAEWGFDLNKAMSDASSGIWWTGVFPGAAIVLTVLGLTLMGESMNDLNDPRLRGRRRPGRKSTSRAAVVGSAQGAQSAPGSNGKEATA; the protein is encoded by the coding sequence ATGTCTGCAACACCGACGACGCCGGCCCCCGCGCCGCAGCTTCCTCAGCGCGGCTCCTGGCTGCGCCGCCTTCCCGTCATCTCCCACTTCCGCCAGAGCGTCGGCCTCCAGCGCGGCATGCTCGTGCTGGGCACCGCTCTGACGGTGCTCTTCGTTCTCGTGGCCCTGCTGGCGCCGGTGATCGCGCCGTACGGCTACTCCCAGATCTCCGACGCCGACGGCACCTTCCCGGCGCAGGCGGCCCCCGGCGGCAAGCACCTCTGGGGCACCACGGTCGGCGGCTATGACGTCTTCTCCCGTGCGGTGTGGGGCTCCCAGACCGCGGTGATCGTGATCCTCGTGTCGGTGGCCCTGTCCCTCGTGCTCGGCGTGCTGCTGGGCCTGGTCAGCGGGTACCTCGGCGGCTGGGTGGACCGGATCCTCGTGGTCGTCGCCGACGCGATCTACGCCTTCCCGTCGCTGCTGCTCGCCATCGTCATGTCGATCGTGATCAGCCACGGCCAGTCCAGCTTCTGGGGCGGCGTGCTCGCCTGTGCGTTCTCCATCACCGTGGTGTTCGTGCCGCAGTACTTCCGCGTGATCCGTGCGGAGACCATCCGCCTCAAGGCCGAGCCGTTCGTGGAGTCCGCCAAGGTGGTGGGCGCGTCCCCATGGCGCATCATGGGCCGCCATATCTTCAAGAACGCCACCCGCACCCTGCCGCTCATCTTCACGCTGAACTCCTCGGAGGCCATCCTGACCCTGGCCGGTCTGGGCTTCCTGGGCTTCGGCATCGAACCGACGTCCGCGGCCGAGTGGGGCTTCGACCTCAACAAGGCCATGTCCGACGCCTCGTCCGGGATCTGGTGGACCGGCGTCTTCCCGGGCGCCGCGATCGTGCTGACCGTCCTGGGCCTCACGCTCATGGGTGAGAGCATGAACGACCTCAACGACCCGCGACTGCGCGGACGCCGCAGGCCGGGCCGTAAGAGCACGTCCCGCGCCGCCGTCGTCGGCTCCGCGCAGGGCGCTCAGAGC